Genomic segment of Candidatus Cloacimonadota bacterium:
GGATAAAACACCGTTTGACCCAAAAACGAAGCACGTTTGGCCCTGCTTTCGGGACTGCCCAGACTCAGAGCCAGCGAGACCAACACCAGCGCCAGGGGCAATATCATTTTCTTCACGGATTCATCCTTTTCACCTATTGGTTGTCAAGCCCAGCCACAACGAGCCGGAAGCCCTTTTTCAATCTTGGTCGCGCTGAAAAGCCGCTCAGTCTTCGATGCGTTTGATCAAAACGTTGCGATAGCGGTCCAGTTCGTCCAAAACCTTGCCCGCGCCGCGGACAACACATTCCAGAGGGTCCGGCACCACATACACGGGAAGATCAACCGTTTTGGAGATTTTTTCGTCCAAACCTTTCAGCAGGGCGCCGCCACCGGTGAGGAAAATGCCTCGTTCGGCAATATCCGCAGCCAGTTCCGGAGCTGTGCGTTCGAAAAGCCTTTTGATAGCATCCACCATGGTGGCAATGGTTTCGCTGATGGCTTCGCGCACTTCTTCAGAGCTGATTTTGATGGTGACGGGGAAGCCGGAAACGATGTCCCGCCCGCGCACATCCATGGTCAGTTCTTGTTTTAGCGGATAAGCGCTGCCAATCTGCATCTTAATCTTTTCCGCGGTTTGCAGGCCAACGTGCAGGTTGTTCTTTTTGCGCAGATAGCTGATGATATCGTTATCCATCTTGTCTCCACCCACGCGGATGGAATTGTGTACCACAATGTGAGACAAGGAGATAACCGCAATTTCGCTGGTGCCGCCGCCGATGTCCATCACCATGTTTCCAAATGCTTCCTCGATGGGAAGTTCGGCGCCGATGGCAGCCGCGACAGGCTCGGAAACCAAATAGACCTCACGCGCGCCGGCATGGAGGGCGCTGTCGCGAACCGCGCGTTTTTCCACTTCCGTGATGCCGGAAGGAACGCAAACAATCACTCTTGGGCGCACCAAAAGGCGCTTTTTCTGCGCACGCAAAATCAGATCCCGCAACATCAATTCGGTAACTTGAAAATCGGCTATCACACCGTCTTTCATGGGTTTAACCACCCGAACTTCATCCGGGTTTTTACCCAGCATCACCTTGGCTTGCTGACCGATGGCGATTATCTTTTTGCTGTCGTTCGAAACAGCCACCACCGAAGGTTCGTCAATCACGATCCCACCGGTCTTTTTGTAAACAAGGGTGTTTGCGGTGCCCAAATCGATGGCGATGTCGTTGGCTTTCATACCGACAAAATCAAAAAAAGACATTTAAACTCCTCTGTATCAAAGCTTCAGGCAGTTCGAAGAACACCTGAAACGAAAGATTGGCTAATTATATCCCAATAAATTTTTGCAGTGATGCGCTGTCAAGTTAAAAAGCCGGAAACTGCCTGAATGCTAAATCGGCACAACTCCAAATCAATCTGAAAACCGCAGGGCGAAAATGCCTTTTTACCGATTTTGAGGGATTTAATTTGACCCTTCTTGCTTGCCGCCTTATATTTCCCTTATGATTTAAAAGCAAACATAAGCCACACATAGTTTTAGGAGCATGTGAAGATTTTCTCAGCAGACTCGTTCTAATCTTAGGGCATGGAAAAACTGTCAGGCTATCCGGGCTTAATCCTTCTCTTCCAGATATTTTTGGATTTCGGCACGCTCCTTGTCATATCCGGCTTTTCCCATCAAAGCGTAAGTGGCAATTTTTCCAGCCTCCACGCCAGGTTGATCCAAAGGATTGATGTGCAAGAGCTTCCCCGCAAAAACGGTTTGGATTTCATACATCATGATGAATTCACCGAGGTGAAATTCGTCAATGGCGGGGAAAACTATGTTACAATTTGGACGATGGGCTTTTGTGAGCGCAATTTCGGTGGCAAGTCTTTCAGCGTTAAGCAGTTCAGAGAGTTTTTTGCCGCCCAAATAGCTCACTTCCTCACGCTCGGGATGCAGGTTTGGGATAAGGTAGTCGTGTTGGAAGTTTTCCACGCTCAGGAAGGTGAAAACCTTGTCGTTGGGGCCTTCGGCGTAAAGCTGCACCTGGGAATGCTGGTCCGTGGTACCGAGAGCTTTCACAGGTGTTTGCCCCACAAAGATTTCACGTCCCTTGATGTCGTGACGTTTGCCCAGGCTTTCCGCCCAAAGCTGGCGATACCAATCCGCCATGTCATACAGTGAATTTGAATAGGGCATCATCACCGAGATATTTTTCCCTTCCCGCATGTAAAGGTAATGCAGAAAGCCGTTTAGATAGGCAGGATTGTCGAAG
This window contains:
- a CDS encoding rod shape-determining protein — its product is MSFFDFVGMKANDIAIDLGTANTLVYKKTGGIVIDEPSVVAVSNDSKKIIAIGQQAKVMLGKNPDEVRVVKPMKDGVIADFQVTELMLRDLILRAQKKRLLVRPRVIVCVPSGITEVEKRAVRDSALHAGAREVYLVSEPVAAAIGAELPIEEAFGNMVMDIGGGTSEIAVISLSHIVVHNSIRVGGDKMDNDIISYLRKKNNLHVGLQTAEKIKMQIGSAYPLKQELTMDVRGRDIVSGFPVTIKISSEEVREAISETIATMVDAIKRLFERTAPELAADIAERGIFLTGGGALLKGLDEKISKTVDLPVYVVPDPLECVVRGAGKVLDELDRYRNVLIKRIED